In a genomic window of Methanoregula sp. UBA64:
- a CDS encoding NOG1 family protein, with product MEFERMPTVPTADEILDRSFRRAAKKRKEKTNKDRANEEFVRAVGAAIHDRLVYIIRGFPEFEKIPPFYREMADILYGVDKIKQSLGAVGWAAKHTKMVGHEIAVQTRKAADTMVYRKRAVARLASMVHQIDDDLHFLNEVRNTLRKLPHVEDAFTVVIAGYPNVGKSSFIRLVSTATPEIASYPFTTKGVIVGLRQTGRERVQFVDTPGILDRPSEERNPIERQALSAMMNVASVILYVLDPSEHCGYPMEMQLRLLDEVKGMVSVPVIVVANKSDLTVAEGYRSMSTETKDGVDEVLAELLSHKKDWESSRKADESPADEKPEDRPAI from the coding sequence GTGGAATTCGAACGGATGCCGACAGTGCCCACAGCAGATGAGATCCTTGACCGGAGCTTTCGCCGTGCAGCAAAAAAGCGTAAAGAGAAGACAAACAAGGATCGGGCTAACGAAGAGTTTGTAAGAGCCGTCGGCGCGGCAATCCACGACCGGCTGGTCTACATCATCCGGGGATTCCCTGAGTTTGAAAAGATCCCGCCCTTTTACCGGGAGATGGCCGATATCCTCTACGGGGTCGATAAGATCAAGCAGTCCCTCGGGGCGGTCGGCTGGGCGGCAAAGCACACGAAGATGGTAGGCCACGAGATCGCGGTCCAGACACGGAAAGCAGCCGATACCATGGTGTACCGGAAACGTGCGGTGGCGCGGCTTGCCTCCATGGTCCACCAGATCGACGATGACCTGCACTTCTTAAACGAGGTCAGGAATACCCTCCGCAAGCTGCCCCATGTCGAGGATGCATTTACGGTCGTGATTGCGGGATATCCGAACGTCGGCAAGTCCTCCTTTATCCGGCTGGTCTCCACGGCAACGCCCGAGATTGCGTCCTATCCGTTCACGACAAAGGGCGTGATCGTAGGACTCCGCCAGACCGGCAGGGAACGGGTCCAGTTCGTCGATACCCCGGGTATCCTCGACCGCCCCTCCGAAGAGAGAAACCCCATCGAACGGCAGGCGCTCTCCGCAATGATGAACGTGGCAAGCGTGATCCTCTATGTCCTCGACCCCTCCGAGCACTGCGGGTACCCCATGGAGATGCAGCTGCGGCTGCTCGACGAGGTAAAGGGCATGGTCAGCGTTCCGGTGATTGTCGTGGCAAACAAGTCCGACCTTACGGTTGCGGAAGGCTACCGCTCCATGTCAACGGAGACAAAAGACGGGGTGGACGAGGTGCTCGCCGAGCTCCTCTCCCACAAAAAGGACTGGGAATCCTCACGCAAAGCCGATGAGAGCCCAGCCGATGAGAAACCCGAGGATCGTCCCGCCATTTAA
- the fen gene encoding flap endonuclease-1 codes for MGVALRDIIADYKTPVSWEGLSGVAAVDANNTLYQFLTIIRQPDGTPLMDSKGRVTSHLSGILFRMVNFLEKGIKPVFVFDGKPPELKQETNAERKKLRDEAGAKYKAAVERGDDEEAYKQARSATRVDETIIATSKELLDLLGIPYVQAPSEGEAQAAFMVQRGDARFAVSQDYDTLLFGAPLLMRNLTVSGKRKIRGRVVTVNPERVALPEVLAGLSLTREQLVEIGVLVGTDFNPGAAGVGAKTALKIVRNGEFAAKLAEKCPGFDPAPVMDFFLRPPVTTEYSLAWGHPSVEGIKRMLCDGYEFAPERVDAALERYSTKAGQKTLESWF; via the coding sequence ATGGGTGTCGCACTGCGGGATATCATCGCCGATTACAAAACCCCGGTCTCCTGGGAAGGGCTCTCGGGAGTGGCAGCGGTCGATGCGAATAACACGCTCTACCAGTTCTTAACCATCATCCGGCAGCCGGACGGGACGCCGCTGATGGATTCCAAAGGCCGTGTAACCTCGCACCTCTCGGGTATCCTGTTCCGGATGGTCAACTTCCTTGAGAAAGGGATCAAGCCGGTCTTTGTCTTTGACGGGAAACCGCCCGAGCTCAAGCAGGAGACGAACGCAGAGCGTAAAAAGCTCCGCGACGAGGCCGGGGCGAAGTACAAGGCAGCAGTCGAACGGGGCGACGATGAGGAGGCATACAAGCAGGCCCGGTCGGCGACCCGGGTGGACGAGACGATCATCGCGACCTCTAAAGAGCTCCTCGATCTGTTAGGGATCCCGTACGTGCAGGCTCCCTCGGAAGGCGAGGCACAGGCGGCATTCATGGTGCAGCGGGGGGATGCCCGGTTTGCGGTCTCGCAGGACTACGATACGCTCCTTTTTGGCGCACCGCTCCTGATGCGGAACCTGACCGTGAGCGGGAAGCGCAAGATCCGGGGCCGGGTCGTGACGGTAAACCCGGAGCGGGTGGCACTCCCCGAGGTGCTCGCCGGCCTCTCGCTTACCCGGGAACAGCTCGTGGAGATCGGGGTCCTTGTCGGGACCGATTTTAACCCGGGGGCGGCCGGTGTCGGGGCAAAGACCGCGTTGAAGATCGTAAGAAACGGGGAGTTTGCAGCAAAGCTTGCCGAGAAGTGCCCGGGCTTTGACCCGGCGCCGGTGATGGACTTTTTCCTCCGGCCCCCGGTGACGACCGAATACTCCCTTGCCTGGGGCCACCCGAGCGTTGAAGGGATCAAACGGATGCTCTGCGACGGGTACGAGTTTGCCCCGGAGCGGGTCGATGCCGCGCTTGAACGGTACTCGACAAAGGCCGGGCAAAAGACGCTCGAAAGCTGGTTCTGA
- a CDS encoding presenilin family intramembrane aspartyl protease PSH, which produces MDTTLARFRDALPVLVMPIFLIIVELGALLLAFPVQSAGLVAFEDPESVANPFIFLAIILGFTIVLLVLIKYALKKLIAAIIGVAIFFTFCFVFAAIVYGLANISTTGTGAWWEDIVPAVLVYSTTAETLLATGLVLGLSVAATLLLYKYPEWYVIDLLGLLLAAGVAAIFGASLDVLPVLLLLAILAVYDAISVYKTKHMLTLAEGVMDLKTPILFVIPKKRDYSFIKEGIGKIEEGTERSAFIIGMGDLIMPAILVVSAAIFTHGTKYFGLFNLPALGAIIGSVCGLVILLHFVMSGKPQAGLPPLNGGTILGFLIGWALIGFA; this is translated from the coding sequence ATGGACACGACACTTGCCCGCTTCAGGGACGCCCTGCCCGTCCTTGTCATGCCGATCTTTCTTATCATCGTGGAACTCGGCGCCCTCCTCCTTGCCTTCCCGGTCCAGTCCGCGGGCCTCGTTGCCTTCGAGGACCCGGAATCGGTAGCAAACCCGTTTATCTTCCTTGCGATCATCCTCGGGTTTACCATCGTCCTTCTGGTGCTGATCAAATATGCCCTAAAAAAGCTGATCGCCGCCATCATCGGCGTTGCCATCTTCTTTACGTTCTGCTTTGTCTTTGCCGCCATTGTATACGGCCTTGCAAACATCAGCACCACGGGGACCGGCGCCTGGTGGGAGGATATCGTGCCGGCGGTTCTCGTGTACTCGACAACCGCTGAAACCCTCCTTGCAACCGGTCTCGTGCTCGGGCTCTCCGTGGCTGCCACCCTGCTCCTGTACAAGTACCCCGAGTGGTACGTGATCGACCTGCTGGGACTCCTCCTTGCCGCCGGCGTTGCCGCGATCTTCGGGGCATCGCTCGATGTGCTGCCGGTCCTCCTCCTCCTCGCAATCCTCGCAGTCTACGATGCGATCTCGGTATACAAGACCAAGCACATGCTCACCCTTGCCGAGGGAGTGATGGACTTAAAAACGCCGATCCTCTTTGTGATCCCCAAAAAGCGCGACTACTCGTTTATCAAAGAAGGGATCGGGAAGATTGAGGAAGGCACCGAGCGTTCCGCCTTTATCATCGGCATGGGCGACCTCATCATGCCCGCGATCCTCGTGGTATCTGCCGCGATCTTCACCCACGGGACAAAATATTTCGGCCTTTTTAACCTGCCGGCGCTCGGGGCAATTATCGGCTCGGTCTGCGGCCTTGTCATCCTGCTTCACTTCGTGATGTCGGGAAAGCCGCAGGCCGGCCTGCCCCCGTTAAATGGCGGGACGATCCTCGGGTTTCTCATCGGCTGGGCTCTCATCGGCTTTGCGTGA
- a CDS encoding CBASS oligonucleotide cyclase, giving the protein MGGDIAPKEYVEKHGPQDGQATIEQFQDLLTRKRIQDKSESYETDINEKINEKLSVYNDRDTEIHREHLKDIRKIIEDDNEGSIELKFAGSVSKHTYIDGLSDVDVLVLVNNSELADKSPQEIKIYLKSVLQKRLKHVKEIHTGSLAITVIFSDGTEIQLLPALKRGEGYRIQEEKRNSWSNVTRPDKFAAKLTETNQNCGQKVIPVIKIAKSINSQLPEDQQLSGYHIESLAIKIFRGYPEDAPRTPKFMLKYFFEKATVEVKTQIKDSTHQSIHVDDYLGPNDSLQRKNVSDTLKRISDRMKNADSNANIEEWEKILGDINE; this is encoded by the coding sequence ATGGGAGGAGATATTGCACCGAAGGAATATGTAGAAAAACATGGCCCGCAGGACGGTCAAGCCACAATTGAACAATTTCAGGATCTATTGACACGAAAAAGGATCCAAGATAAATCTGAATCTTACGAGACAGATATTAACGAAAAAATCAACGAAAAACTAAGTGTTTACAATGACAGGGACACAGAAATTCATCGTGAACATCTGAAGGACATCAGAAAAATAATTGAAGATGATAATGAAGGATCGATCGAGTTAAAATTTGCGGGATCTGTCAGCAAACATACCTATATTGATGGACTGAGTGATGTTGATGTTCTAGTTCTTGTCAATAATTCAGAATTGGCCGACAAATCTCCCCAAGAAATTAAAATATACCTCAAATCCGTATTGCAAAAAAGATTGAAGCATGTCAAGGAAATACATACAGGAAGTTTGGCAATTACAGTGATTTTTTCCGATGGAACCGAAATTCAATTACTTCCTGCACTTAAACGAGGTGAGGGTTACCGCATCCAAGAGGAAAAAAGGAATTCTTGGTCAAATGTTACACGACCTGATAAATTCGCAGCCAAACTAACGGAAACAAACCAAAATTGTGGGCAAAAAGTTATTCCAGTTATCAAAATTGCAAAAAGTATCAATTCTCAGTTGCCAGAGGATCAACAACTATCAGGATATCATATCGAATCACTTGCAATTAAAATTTTTAGAGGTTACCCTGAAGATGCCCCTAGGACTCCTAAATTTATGCTGAAATATTTCTTTGAAAAAGCAACCGTTGAAGTCAAAACTCAAATAAAAGATAGTACGCATCAATCCATTCATGTTGATGATTATCTTGGCCCGAATGACTCACTTCAACGAAAAAATGTCAGTGATACACTTAAAAGAATTTCCGATAGAATGAAAAATGCAGATTCTAATGCAAATATCGAAGAATGGGAAAAAATTCTTGGAGATATAAATGAGTGA